The nucleotide sequence TGGATCTCGGCTACACTGCCACAATGCTTGATGAAGACAGCCTTTTTGAGCAGAAGGAGAACAGCGTTGCCTACGGGGCAGTTTCCTGGAATATATTTGCCGGATTCCGTGACAAGTACAGCATCCGTTCGGCGCAGTTATTGAGCAATGCCGAAGCATTTAAACTTCAGGGGATTGAGCAGGACATCAAACTCAATGTCGCTCTGCGCTATCTGTCGATTTATCACAACCAGGCCAACCTCAAGGTTTCGGAAGACTCTTATGCGACCCTTTCCAAAATGCATGAGGACGCCAAAAACCGGTTTGAAGTCGGACTCATAAAAAAGAATGAACTGCTTAAATTCAAAGTCGACCTTGATAATGCCGAGATAACCCGAAAAAAGGCGCGGGCCGGGGTTGATAAAAGTGTTTTTCTGCTGCAAAGGGAAATCGATACGACGGTGAATCTCGACGAACTGACTTTTCACGAATTTACTGAGCTGCCGAAACTTGCCGGACATGGGGAATACGAGGCTGAAATGCTTTCCAGCAACAGCTCGATCCAATTACTCAAAGAAACCATTGAAGCCTCCGAGCTGGGCATAAAAGCAGAAAAATCCCGCTATTACCCCTCCCTTGACCTCAAGAG is from Pseudomonadota bacterium and encodes:
- a CDS encoding TolC family protein, with the protein product MKLLNCILAILLSSNVAYGAHLSELQKTALENRKVIEKYKTNLEKSDDVESIAKSGYYPSLDLGYTATMLDEDSLFEQKENSVAYGAVSWNIFAGFRDKYSIRSAQLLSNAEAFKLQGIEQDIKLNVALRYLSIYHNQANLKVSEDSYATLSKMHEDAKNRFEVGLIKKNELLKFKVDLDNAEITRKKARAGVDKSVFLLQREIDTTVNLDELTFHEFTELPKLAGHGEYEAEMLSSNSSIQLLKETIEASELGIKAEKSRYYPSLDLKSSYQKYDDDYIIGSGNSPSEEIRTQLVLSMNIFDGFGKKSRVNKATLETRTLRYDLEELSRDLTTGLKNLYLDYQVSSSNVIVSESSIEQAEENLRITRLSYEEGLAKESDLLDAISNLSRAKYNFVAAKSEVYDTYFKIIRSAEGL